A window from Actinomycetospora corticicola encodes these proteins:
- a CDS encoding dynamin family protein — translation MTGAADTRTRLTDQARSVVGNAQRLYGTGAPDAANGWARAVLQDARARLDEPLRVALAGTLKAGKSTLLNALVGERVAATDAGECTRLVTWYRDAPSPTVLREDLDGRRGPVPFAQDREGLRIDLRGVDPARVGRLLVDWPSRGLAETTLVDTPGLDSIRETNSRRTLAFVTPDDRPSGADAVVYLMRHAHRNDVGFLEAFADLARGGAGGLGAVGASGTVVVLSRADEIGGGGLDAITTAGQVADAYRSDPALRPLCQTVVAVDGLLAETARTLRQAEFTALRALARAPRAEVDALLLSVDRFCAAEPPAVVAEALASDPEGVRLDAPTRRSLMDRFGVYGIRTATTVLRRGARTGRGVVDSASLAEELVRRSGLEELREVLASRVVGRRDVHKARSALLAVEMVLARAPRPDTGPLAAELERVLTGAHEFTEQRLLAALRQGQVTMPPDTQPEAERLLGGDGPDPAERLGGADDPRGAALEALDRWRTRAESPLTSRAAAEVARAVVRSCEGVLTHL, via the coding sequence GTGACCGGCGCCGCCGACACCCGCACCCGACTCACCGACCAGGCCCGATCCGTCGTCGGGAATGCCCAGCGGCTCTACGGGACCGGGGCGCCCGACGCGGCCAACGGGTGGGCGCGGGCGGTGCTGCAGGACGCGCGGGCCCGGCTCGACGAGCCCCTGCGGGTCGCGCTCGCCGGGACGCTGAAGGCGGGGAAGTCGACGCTGCTCAACGCGTTGGTGGGCGAGCGTGTGGCGGCCACCGACGCGGGCGAGTGCACGCGGCTGGTCACCTGGTATCGCGACGCCCCGTCGCCGACGGTGCTGCGCGAGGACCTCGACGGGCGCCGCGGACCGGTGCCGTTCGCCCAGGACCGGGAGGGCCTGCGGATCGACCTGCGCGGGGTCGACCCGGCGCGGGTCGGGCGGCTGCTCGTCGACTGGCCGTCGCGGGGGCTCGCGGAGACGACGCTGGTCGACACCCCCGGCCTCGACTCGATCCGCGAGACCAACTCCCGGCGCACGCTCGCCTTCGTCACGCCCGACGACCGGCCCTCCGGCGCCGATGCGGTCGTCTACCTGATGCGCCACGCGCACCGCAACGACGTCGGGTTCCTCGAGGCGTTCGCCGACCTCGCCCGGGGCGGCGCGGGTGGGTTGGGCGCGGTGGGCGCCTCCGGGACGGTCGTGGTCCTCTCCCGCGCCGACGAGATCGGCGGCGGGGGACTGGACGCCATCACGACGGCGGGTCAGGTCGCCGACGCGTACCGCTCCGACCCGGCGCTGCGGCCGCTGTGCCAGACGGTCGTCGCCGTCGACGGGCTGCTCGCCGAGACCGCGCGGACCCTGCGTCAGGCCGAGTTCACCGCCCTGCGGGCGCTGGCCCGGGCCCCGCGGGCGGAGGTCGACGCCCTGCTGCTCTCGGTCGACCGGTTCTGCGCGGCCGAGCCCCCCGCCGTCGTCGCGGAGGCCCTCGCGTCCGACCCGGAGGGGGTGCGGCTCGACGCGCCGACCCGGCGGTCGTTGATGGACCGCTTCGGCGTCTACGGCATCCGCACCGCGACGACCGTGCTCCGTCGTGGCGCCCGCACCGGCCGCGGCGTGGTCGACTCGGCGTCGCTGGCCGAGGAGCTGGTGCGCCGCTCAGGGCTCGAGGAGCTGCGCGAGGTGCTCGCGTCGCGGGTGGTCGGGCGGCGCGACGTGCACAAGGCACGGTCGGCGCTGCTGGCGGTCGAGATGGTGCTCGCGCGGGCGCCCCGACCGGACACCGGGCCGCTCGCGGCCGAGCTGGAGCGCGTGCTCACCGGCGCCCACGAGTTCACCGAGCAGCGCCTGCTCGCCGCGCTGCGCCAGGGGCAGGTGACGATGCCGCCCGACACGCAACCGGAGGCCGAACGGCTCCTCGGCGGCGACGGTCCTGACCCGGCCGAACGTCTCGGCGGCGCCGACGACCCCCGCGGGGCGGCGCTCGAGGCGCTGGACCGCTGGCGCACCCGGGCGGAGTCGCCGTTGACCTCACGCGCGGCCGCCGAGGTGGCCCGCGCCGTCGTGCGGTCGTGCGAGGGAGTGCTGACGCACCTGTAG
- a CDS encoding EamA family transporter — protein MLAEAGGPGWTPWALVIVASSVLWATGTLVAARSVVLPAAGAATAVQLVVGGALVLTVGLVLDPATPIVGNASSWAAVAVLLVVDSLAGFALFTWLLRHASVSLVGTYAYAVPVVAYLTGVLVLGEEFRPVVLVGAALVLGAVALQVRQHSLARPHDGAGHLGGRA, from the coding sequence GTGCTGGCCGAGGCGGGCGGTCCGGGCTGGACCCCGTGGGCACTGGTGATCGTGGCGTCGAGCGTGCTGTGGGCGACCGGGACGCTCGTCGCCGCCCGCAGCGTCGTCCTCCCGGCGGCGGGTGCCGCGACGGCGGTGCAGCTCGTCGTCGGCGGCGCCCTGGTGCTGACCGTCGGTCTGGTGCTCGACCCGGCCACGCCCATCGTCGGGAACGCCTCCTCGTGGGCGGCCGTGGCCGTGCTCCTGGTCGTCGACTCGCTCGCCGGATTCGCGCTGTTCACGTGGCTGCTGCGCCACGCGTCGGTGTCGCTGGTCGGCACCTACGCGTACGCGGTGCCCGTCGTCGCCTACCTGACCGGTGTGCTCGTGCTCGGCGAGGAGTTCCGACCGGTCGTGCTGGTGGGCGCCGCACTGGTGCTGGGCGCCGTCGCCCTACAGGTGCGTCAGCACTCCCTCGCACGACCGCACGACGGCGCGGGCCACCTCGGCGGCCGCGCGTGA